One segment of Verrucomicrobiota bacterium JB022 DNA contains the following:
- a CDS encoding beta-ketoacyl synthase N-terminal-like domain-containing protein, whose translation MSDSPTVDPQAALERYARRRAFQIFGEMGWPTAPAGADALTDALRITPAFRRLLDALIDVWTQEGLIDSRLRPLAAFPLRARLEQESAELCAQFPAAAPHVHLLDTCVDAYPEVLRGQRSPVEVLFPGGSLELVEPIYRGDDITRHYNAQLARLVERYVSLALEREPNRQVIIVEAGAGTGGSTPGVVARLRPFGPQVRYVYTDVSTGFLDHGRRLLEGEPIATEFHTLDLERCPVAQGYEGASVDLVFGVNVFHATRNCTATLRRLRTLLRANGLALVGEACANWTFSTLTFGLTDGWWRFDDPELRLPHSPLLSPEGWSKAFVQAGYHHARAYARPTDGWTIVGAESAQPLPAQAVPKTQPSTCPASPPIEGGEVADWVRRAFQEVTKLPMASLKSDETFENFGVDSLVAIKIARKLEETVGKLPTTLLFEHPTIDRLAAHLAAKYAAVQPTTAAAATPQPTFAAAHPEPARDEDIAIIGLAARFPGADSLDAFWQLLCEGRSAIGDLPADRWPWFDRSRLEPGTRRGGFLAGIDRFDPLFFRLSPREAAAMDPQERLFLQAVWWALEDAAYTREGLRREFDRSVGVFAGIMNTGYEWLGARAQALGAANGAHNAHWSVANRVSYFLDLAGPSLAVDTACSSSLTALHLACESLRRGECRLAFAGGVNLVVSPEQLQRLGRLGMLAKDGRSRSFGAGGTGMVDGEGVGVAVLRPLQEALAAGDRIYAVIKGSAINAGGKTSGYTVPSPDAQGAVVAQALRRAGVAPEAISYVEAHGTGTPLGDPIELAGLTRALGNTGPSCALGSVKSNLGHLESAAGIAGLIKVVLQLQHHELVPSLEAEELNPEISWSEVRFAVQRQRASWLASGLRQAGLSSFGAGGANAHVVIAEAPTRSAPSASHAPEALVLSALDADRLAEKRRQLAAHLRAHPELSLADIAHTLQVGREAMEVRWGAVVASHAEALRTLEQERPSPANTALGQTLARWLSGEKVDWAGQRNTPARRIALPLYPFAQERCWIHEPATSDPTEQSLFRGDEAYFADHVLQGSPVLPGAALLAAAAERLPQERLTAFTWRRPVRADALASLRLEVHGEAVQFVDAQGAVYADARRAPAVHQPELLALETAGRECTASMIYPRLEALGLRYGPSLRVLKSLRLGKDGAVAQLSIPQTAGDSRARMTALLDAALQATAFALGDGGQKPMLPRQIGEVQLARPILTEALLEVRVKHLSAYAADVQILAAGEPIAWLQRAEFQPFAAPQAAVSTARPSMLEFLRRLIAAELELAPERLHKQRSFDAYGVDSVLMLRVVERLEQTFGEQPKTLLFEHPTLEALASYFADRTVPGEAPSEISEAVALSATPAASEPSVAVAIIGLAGRFPGPGASGLLALEDGEPGRENQRALGHFWHNLWAGHDAVTDIPEDRWDWRAHHEA comes from the coding sequence ATGAGTGATTCCCCGACCGTGGACCCCCAAGCGGCGCTTGAGCGCTACGCCCGTCGGCGCGCATTCCAGATCTTCGGCGAAATGGGTTGGCCGACCGCTCCGGCTGGAGCCGATGCGCTCACGGATGCGCTGCGCATCACCCCTGCCTTCCGCCGACTGTTGGACGCCCTGATCGACGTCTGGACTCAGGAAGGGCTGATCGACTCTCGATTGCGCCCGCTTGCAGCCTTTCCCCTACGGGCCCGGTTGGAGCAGGAGAGCGCGGAGCTGTGCGCGCAATTCCCTGCCGCCGCACCTCACGTGCATCTGCTCGACACCTGTGTCGATGCCTACCCGGAAGTGTTGCGAGGCCAGCGTTCACCGGTGGAAGTGCTGTTTCCCGGGGGTTCGCTGGAGCTGGTGGAGCCGATCTATCGTGGCGACGATATCACCCGACACTATAATGCGCAGCTCGCTCGCCTGGTTGAGCGCTACGTGTCGCTCGCGCTGGAGCGCGAACCCAACCGCCAGGTAATCATCGTCGAAGCCGGTGCGGGCACAGGTGGCTCGACCCCGGGCGTGGTGGCACGGTTGAGGCCGTTCGGCCCACAGGTCCGCTACGTCTACACCGATGTCTCCACCGGTTTTCTCGACCACGGTCGCCGTCTGCTGGAGGGCGAGCCCATCGCGACCGAATTCCACACGCTCGATCTGGAGCGTTGCCCGGTAGCGCAGGGCTATGAAGGCGCGTCGGTAGACTTGGTGTTCGGGGTGAATGTCTTCCATGCCACCCGCAACTGCACTGCCACGCTGCGCCGGTTGCGGACCCTTTTGCGGGCCAACGGGCTGGCCCTCGTAGGGGAGGCCTGCGCCAACTGGACCTTCTCCACGCTCACCTTTGGGTTAACCGATGGCTGGTGGCGCTTCGACGATCCAGAGCTGCGCCTGCCGCACTCACCGCTGCTCAGCCCGGAAGGCTGGTCGAAGGCATTTGTGCAGGCTGGCTATCACCATGCGCGTGCCTATGCCCGCCCCACCGATGGCTGGACAATCGTCGGTGCAGAAAGCGCGCAGCCGTTGCCGGCGCAGGCAGTGCCTAAGACCCAGCCGTCAACGTGCCCTGCCAGCCCGCCCATCGAGGGTGGGGAAGTTGCCGATTGGGTGCGCCGGGCCTTTCAAGAAGTCACGAAGCTGCCCATGGCCAGCCTCAAGAGTGACGAAACGTTTGAAAACTTCGGGGTCGATTCCCTGGTAGCGATCAAGATTGCCCGCAAGCTGGAGGAGACCGTGGGCAAGCTGCCTACGACCTTGCTTTTCGAGCACCCGACCATCGACCGACTGGCCGCACACCTCGCTGCCAAATATGCCGCAGTTCAGCCCACGACTGCGGCAGCTGCCACCCCGCAACCAACGTTCGCAGCCGCCCATCCCGAGCCGGCGCGCGATGAAGATATTGCCATCATTGGGCTGGCTGCACGTTTTCCGGGTGCCGATTCGCTCGATGCCTTCTGGCAACTCCTGTGCGAGGGCCGCAGCGCCATCGGAGACTTGCCGGCCGACCGCTGGCCCTGGTTCGACCGCTCGCGGCTGGAGCCCGGGACTCGCCGGGGTGGCTTCCTCGCGGGTATCGACCGCTTCGATCCGCTCTTTTTCCGCCTTTCCCCACGCGAGGCCGCAGCGATGGACCCCCAGGAACGCCTCTTTCTGCAGGCGGTCTGGTGGGCGCTCGAGGATGCCGCCTACACCCGCGAAGGCCTTCGCCGTGAGTTTGACCGCAGCGTCGGCGTGTTTGCGGGCATCATGAACACGGGCTACGAGTGGCTGGGGGCGCGGGCGCAGGCCCTCGGTGCCGCCAACGGCGCTCACAATGCACATTGGTCGGTCGCCAACCGTGTCTCGTATTTCCTCGATCTCGCAGGGCCAAGCCTCGCGGTCGACACGGCCTGCTCATCGTCGCTTACCGCGCTGCACCTCGCTTGCGAAAGCCTGCGGCGGGGCGAGTGCCGCCTCGCGTTTGCCGGCGGCGTCAACCTTGTGGTCAGCCCGGAGCAGCTGCAGCGCCTCGGTCGCCTCGGTATGCTGGCGAAGGATGGCCGCAGCCGCAGCTTTGGCGCGGGCGGCACCGGGATGGTCGACGGCGAAGGCGTGGGCGTGGCCGTACTACGCCCGCTGCAGGAGGCCTTGGCGGCAGGCGATCGCATTTACGCAGTGATCAAGGGCAGCGCCATCAATGCGGGGGGCAAGACCAGTGGCTATACGGTTCCCAGCCCGGACGCCCAGGGTGCCGTGGTAGCACAAGCGCTGCGGCGGGCGGGTGTCGCGCCGGAGGCAATCTCTTACGTCGAGGCCCATGGCACCGGCACGCCCCTCGGTGATCCGATTGAGCTGGCGGGACTCACCCGAGCCCTCGGTAACACCGGGCCTTCGTGCGCGCTTGGCTCGGTCAAGTCCAACCTCGGGCATCTGGAGTCTGCGGCAGGCATCGCTGGCCTGATCAAGGTGGTGCTCCAGTTGCAACACCACGAACTTGTTCCATCGCTCGAAGCCGAGGAGCTGAATCCCGAAATCTCTTGGAGTGAAGTGCGCTTTGCCGTCCAGCGCCAGCGCGCTTCTTGGCTGGCAAGCGGCCTCCGCCAAGCGGGCCTCAGCTCGTTCGGCGCGGGTGGAGCCAACGCACATGTGGTCATAGCAGAAGCGCCGACCCGGTCCGCGCCTTCAGCTTCTCACGCTCCGGAGGCTTTGGTGCTCTCGGCGCTGGATGCCGACCGCCTCGCCGAAAAACGTCGTCAACTGGCAGCCCACCTGCGTGCTCACCCGGAGCTTTCGCTGGCCGACATCGCCCATACGCTGCAAGTCGGCCGTGAGGCGATGGAAGTCCGCTGGGGCGCGGTGGTCGCAAGCCATGCCGAAGCGCTGCGCACCTTGGAGCAGGAACGTCCATCGCCTGCAAACACTGCACTGGGGCAGACGCTGGCACGTTGGCTCTCCGGTGAGAAAGTCGACTGGGCAGGCCAGCGAAACACACCGGCGCGTCGCATTGCCCTGCCACTCTATCCCTTTGCTCAAGAGCGTTGTTGGATTCATGAGCCGGCCACGTCAGACCCAACTGAACAGAGCCTTTTCCGGGGAGACGAAGCGTATTTTGCGGATCATGTGCTGCAGGGCAGCCCCGTCCTGCCCGGCGCGGCATTGCTTGCCGCTGCAGCGGAACGACTGCCGCAGGAAAGGCTCACAGCCTTTACCTGGCGCCGCCCGGTGCGTGCGGATGCTCTGGCTTCCCTGCGCTTGGAGGTTCACGGCGAAGCGGTCCAATTTGTGGACGCTCAAGGCGCGGTCTACGCCGATGCGCGGCGCGCTCCTGCAGTTCACCAGCCCGAGCTCTTGGCCTTGGAAACGGCTGGGCGGGAATGCACCGCGTCCATGATTTACCCACGGCTGGAGGCGCTCGGCCTTCGCTATGGCCCGAGTTTGCGCGTGCTCAAATCCCTCCGACTCGGGAAAGACGGAGCAGTGGCCCAGCTCAGCATTCCGCAAACGGCTGGCGATAGCCGTGCCCGGATGACTGCCCTGCTCGATGCCGCCTTGCAGGCCACCGCCTTTGCGCTCGGCGATGGGGGCCAGAAGCCTATGCTGCCGCGCCAGATCGGCGAGGTTCAGCTAGCGCGCCCGATCTTGACCGAAGCACTACTGGAGGTGCGGGTGAAGCACCTCTCGGCTTACGCTGCAGATGTGCAAATTCTGGCTGCAGGGGAGCCGATTGCGTGGCTCCAACGAGCGGAATTCCAGCCTTTTGCCGCGCCTCAGGCTGCAGTATCGACGGCAAGGCCGAGCATGTTGGAGTTCCTGCGCCGCCTGATCGCAGCAGAGCTGGAGCTGGCTCCCGAACGGTTGCACAAGCAGCGCTCCTTCGATGCCTACGGGGTCGACTCCGTGCTGATGCTGCGGGTGGTGGAGCGCCTTGAACAGACCTTTGGCGAACAGCCCAAGACCCTCCTGTTCGAGCACCCTACGCTGGAAGCTTTGGCGTCATATTTCGCGGACCGCACCGTGCCGGGAGAGGCTCCGTCCGAAATTTCCGAAGCTGTGGCTTTGTCGGCGACTCCTGCCGCATCCGAGCCTTCTGTTGCGGTTGCGATTATCGGGCTGGCGGGGCGTTTTCCTGGGCCGGGCGCGAGTGGTTTGCTGGCGCTGGAGGATGGGGAGCCAGGCCGCGAAAATCAGCGCGCCTTGGGCCATTTCTGGCACAACCTCTGGGCGGGCCACGATGCGGTGACGGACATCCCGGAAGATCGTTGGGACTGGCGGGCGCACCACGAGGCG